Proteins encoded in a region of the Bradyrhizobium sp. CB3481 genome:
- a CDS encoding PQQ-dependent sugar dehydrogenase — MKSAFNRSILALAAILVVAGAGEASAQQKALKKYESGTKDFWTNPPPDWFLGDETEAQKGQAPPSGPPTGASEAELAAMMKKIKLPDGFSIEVYASGVLEARQMAWGDKGTLFVGSFSLGNVYAIKDNGGKREVKTVLKGLNMPTGLAFQNGALYVVAINRLIKYENAEANLDNLGAGKVVYDDMPTYVAHGWKYIAVDKEGWFYLPFGPPFNIGIPPTSVSQIRRVDPKTGNAEIWALGVRNSVGGDVDPRSGRYWFTENARDWISDDMPSDKLNMISKIGEHFGYPYCHQGDMPDPKFAMGHKCDEFTPPVVKLGAHVAPLGMKFYTGDQFPAEYKNNILIAEHGSWNRYKYQGARIKRVIVDADGKNAKSEIFASGWLEGDTNYLGRPNDIIIAKDGSILVADDWAGAIYRISYKK; from the coding sequence ATGAAATCGGCTTTCAATCGATCCATTCTTGCGCTCGCAGCCATCCTCGTTGTCGCGGGGGCCGGCGAGGCCAGCGCGCAGCAGAAGGCCCTGAAGAAATACGAGTCCGGCACCAAGGATTTCTGGACCAACCCGCCGCCCGACTGGTTCCTCGGTGACGAGACCGAAGCCCAGAAGGGACAGGCGCCGCCCTCCGGCCCGCCGACCGGCGCTTCCGAAGCCGAACTCGCGGCAATGATGAAAAAGATCAAGCTGCCTGATGGTTTCAGCATCGAAGTCTATGCGTCGGGCGTGCTGGAAGCCCGGCAGATGGCCTGGGGCGACAAGGGCACGCTGTTTGTCGGCTCCTTCAGCCTCGGCAACGTCTATGCGATCAAGGACAATGGTGGAAAGCGGGAGGTCAAGACCGTCCTCAAGGGCCTCAACATGCCGACTGGTCTGGCGTTCCAGAACGGCGCGCTCTACGTCGTCGCGATCAACAGGCTGATCAAATACGAAAACGCCGAAGCCAATCTCGACAATCTCGGCGCCGGCAAGGTGGTGTATGACGACATGCCGACCTACGTCGCGCATGGCTGGAAATACATCGCCGTCGACAAGGAGGGCTGGTTCTATCTGCCGTTCGGGCCGCCCTTCAACATCGGCATCCCGCCGACCAGCGTCTCGCAGATCCGCCGCGTCGATCCCAAGACCGGCAATGCCGAGATCTGGGCTCTCGGCGTCCGCAACAGCGTCGGCGGCGACGTCGATCCGCGCTCGGGGCGATACTGGTTCACCGAAAATGCCCGCGACTGGATCAGCGACGACATGCCGAGTGACAAGCTCAACATGATCTCGAAGATCGGCGAACATTTCGGCTATCCCTATTGCCATCAGGGTGACATGCCGGATCCGAAATTCGCGATGGGGCACAAGTGCGATGAATTCACGCCGCCGGTCGTCAAGCTCGGCGCCCATGTCGCACCGCTCGGCATGAAGTTCTATACCGGCGATCAATTTCCCGCCGAGTACAAGAACAACATCCTGATCGCCGAGCACGGCTCCTGGAACCGCTACAAGTACCAGGGCGCCCGCATCAAGCGCGTGATCGTCGATGCCGACGGCAAGAACGCCAAGTCGGAGATATTTGCCTCCGGCTGGCTCGAGGGCGACACCAATTATCTGGGACGTCCGAACGACATCATCATCGCCAAGGACGGGTCGATCCTGGTGGCCGACGATTGGGCCGGCGCGATCTATCGCATCAGCTACAAGAAGTAG
- a CDS encoding c-type cytochrome, with amino-acid sequence MRMALVVLAAAIACGSSVRAADIAAGKAKAELCVGCHGEGGISQMENIPSLAAQPDQFIQWQLVFFRAGTRKNEQMQPIVEQLNNEDIRNLGAYYASLPPPKPRDDDDPELSKKGAQAAVGRRCASCHTDSYAGTKGVARLAGQREEYLVKALRDYKTSVRAGGAMAAMADVAFPLSEEEIEALAHYLAHL; translated from the coding sequence ATGCGAATGGCATTGGTGGTGCTGGCAGCGGCAATCGCTTGCGGCTCGTCCGTCCGCGCCGCCGATATCGCGGCCGGCAAGGCGAAGGCCGAACTCTGCGTCGGCTGTCATGGCGAAGGCGGCATTTCGCAGATGGAGAACATTCCATCGCTCGCGGCGCAGCCGGACCAGTTCATTCAGTGGCAGCTCGTGTTCTTCCGCGCCGGCACCCGCAAGAACGAGCAGATGCAGCCGATCGTCGAGCAGCTCAATAACGAAGACATCCGTAACCTCGGCGCCTATTACGCCTCGCTTCCACCGCCGAAGCCTAGGGATGACGACGATCCCGAGCTTTCGAAAAAGGGTGCGCAGGCGGCCGTCGGCCGGCGCTGCGCCTCATGCCATACCGATAGCTATGCCGGCACCAAGGGGGTCGCCCGCCTCGCCGGCCAGCGCGAGGAATATCTCGTCAAGGCGCTGCGCGACTACAAGACGAGCGTGCGCGCCGGCGGCGCAATGGCGGCGATGGCCGATGTCGCCTTTCCGCTCAGCGAGGAAGAGATCGAGGCGCTCGCGCATTATCTCGCGCATCTCTGA
- the panE gene encoding 2-dehydropantoate 2-reductase, whose protein sequence is MRILVVGAGAIGGYFGGRLLQAGNDVTFLVRPKRASELASAGLVIKSPAGDVTLKNPPTVQADKLTGTFDVVLLSCKAFDLEDAINSFGPAVGPNTSIIPLLNGMLHLNVLDKKFGSGCVLGGLCAIAVTLNEAREVVQLAPMQSLNFGERDGTMSERVRAIAKVFESGKFGAVASAHIMQDMWEKWVFLASLAASTSLMRTSVGNILAAAGGKDFLLGMLDECSAIAKASGYEPAGPFFQRTAGLLTTEGSPMTASMFRDIKAGLPVEADHVIGDLVVRADAAKIPVPKLRIAYTHLKAYEKQRSA, encoded by the coding sequence ATGCGTATTCTCGTGGTCGGCGCCGGCGCCATCGGCGGTTATTTCGGCGGCAGGCTGCTGCAGGCCGGAAATGATGTGACCTTCCTCGTCCGGCCGAAGCGCGCATCCGAGCTCGCCAGCGCGGGCCTCGTCATCAAGAGCCCCGCCGGCGACGTGACACTGAAGAATCCGCCAACGGTGCAGGCCGACAAGCTTACCGGGACCTTCGACGTCGTGCTGCTGAGCTGCAAGGCGTTCGACCTCGAAGACGCGATCAACTCCTTTGGTCCGGCCGTCGGGCCGAACACGTCGATCATCCCGCTGCTCAACGGCATGCTGCACCTCAACGTGCTCGACAAGAAGTTCGGCAGTGGCTGCGTGCTTGGCGGCCTCTGCGCCATCGCGGTGACGCTCAACGAGGCGCGCGAGGTGGTGCAGCTCGCGCCGATGCAGTCGCTCAATTTCGGCGAACGCGACGGCACGATGTCGGAGCGGGTGCGCGCGATCGCAAAAGTGTTCGAGAGCGGCAAGTTCGGCGCCGTCGCCAGTGCGCACATCATGCAGGACATGTGGGAGAAGTGGGTTTTCCTCGCCTCGCTCGCCGCTTCCACCTCGCTGATGCGCACGTCCGTCGGCAACATCCTGGCGGCCGCCGGCGGCAAGGATTTTCTGCTCGGCATGCTCGATGAATGCAGCGCCATTGCCAAGGCGTCGGGCTATGAGCCGGCCGGACCGTTCTTCCAGCGGACCGCCGGGCTACTGACGACGGAAGGCTCGCCGATGACCGCCTCGATGTTCCGCGACATCAAGGCAGGCCTGCCGGTCGAGGCCGACCATGTGATCGGCGATCTCGTCGTGCGCGCCGACGCCGCCAAGATTCCGGTGCCGAAGCTGCGCATCGCCTACACCCATCTCAAGGCGTATGAGAAGCAGCGTTCCGCGTAG
- a CDS encoding 2-hydroxychromene-2-carboxylate isomerase: protein MRINPQFLFDVGSPNAFLSHEAIPAIEKRTGVKFEYVPILLGGIFKATNNKSPAESLAGIKNKREFHALETERFVKRFGVKPYVLNPFFPVNTLNLMRAAVAAQFEGVFEKYVEAAFHHMWVEPKKMDDPEVAAKALASSGLDAAKLLTRAQDGDVKAKLIENTQSAVERGAFGSPTFFVGKEMFFGKEQLREVEEMVSGK from the coding sequence GTGAGAATAAATCCACAATTCCTGTTCGACGTCGGCAGCCCCAATGCCTTCCTCAGCCACGAGGCGATACCGGCGATCGAGAAGCGCACCGGCGTGAAGTTCGAATATGTGCCGATCCTGCTTGGCGGCATCTTCAAGGCCACCAACAACAAATCGCCTGCCGAATCGCTCGCCGGCATCAAGAACAAGCGTGAATTCCACGCCCTGGAAACCGAGCGCTTCGTGAAGCGCTTTGGCGTCAAGCCCTACGTCTTGAACCCATTCTTCCCGGTCAATACGCTGAACCTGATGCGCGCGGCGGTTGCGGCGCAGTTCGAAGGCGTGTTCGAAAAATACGTCGAGGCCGCTTTCCACCACATGTGGGTCGAGCCGAAGAAGATGGACGATCCGGAAGTTGCGGCCAAGGCGCTCGCCTCCTCCGGCCTCGATGCGGCCAAGCTGCTGACCCGCGCGCAGGACGGCGACGTAAAGGCCAAACTGATCGAGAATACCCAAAGCGCGGTCGAGCGCGGCGCCTTCGGCTCGCCGACATTCTTCGTCGGCAAGGAAATGTTCTTTGGCAAGGAACAGCTCCGCGAGGTCGAGGAAATGGTCTCGGGGAAGTAG
- a CDS encoding MATE family efflux transporter has protein sequence MSKTPSLWKTFLVFLAPLMLGNALQSLFGTVSNALLGQMIGVDALAAVSVFFPVMFFLFAFVMGLSTGATVLIGQAWGAGERGTVKAVAGATLAIGLWLAVSVALIGGMFSRQLMTALATPPDILDQASAYARVMLLTMPLGFVFLLATAMLRGTGDTMTPLVALALSTTIGLIVTPLLIRAGFGVTSPAWAAAISNALTLIALGLYLRQRKSPLTPDAELLRKLQLDRALLGKILAIGIPSAVGMVVMAIAELVLLGLVNGFGSEATAAYGAVNQIMGYAQFTAVSISIAVSILGAQAIGGGHGSRLDAIVRTGVVLNLVLTGGLVALICLFPGAALGVFITDPAVLERARELLMIALWSSVPFGMATVFSGAMRAGGVALAPMLLSIFAIVAIEIPSAVILSRTIGLKGVWAAYPIVFCAMFVLQLGYYMLVWRRRPLRRLV, from the coding sequence ATGTCGAAAACCCCTTCGCTCTGGAAGACGTTCCTCGTCTTCCTCGCTCCCTTGATGCTGGGCAACGCCCTGCAATCGCTGTTTGGCACCGTAAGCAACGCCTTGCTCGGCCAGATGATCGGCGTCGACGCGCTGGCCGCCGTGTCGGTGTTCTTTCCCGTGATGTTTTTCCTGTTCGCCTTCGTCATGGGCCTCTCGACCGGCGCCACCGTCTTGATCGGGCAGGCCTGGGGCGCGGGCGAGCGCGGCACGGTGAAGGCCGTTGCGGGTGCGACGCTGGCGATCGGGCTGTGGCTGGCCGTTTCGGTCGCGCTGATTGGTGGCATGTTCAGCCGGCAATTGATGACCGCGCTGGCCACGCCGCCTGACATCCTCGACCAGGCAAGCGCCTATGCGCGCGTCATGCTGCTGACGATGCCGCTCGGCTTTGTCTTCCTGCTGGCGACGGCGATGCTGCGCGGGACCGGCGACACGATGACGCCGCTAGTAGCCCTGGCCTTGTCGACGACGATCGGCCTGATCGTGACGCCGCTGCTCATCCGCGCCGGGTTCGGCGTGACCAGCCCGGCATGGGCGGCGGCGATTTCCAATGCATTGACGCTGATCGCACTCGGCCTGTACCTGCGTCAGAGGAAAAGCCCGCTGACACCGGACGCCGAGCTCTTGCGCAAGCTTCAGCTGGATCGCGCATTGCTCGGCAAGATCCTCGCCATCGGAATTCCGAGCGCGGTCGGGATGGTGGTGATGGCGATTGCCGAGCTGGTGCTGCTTGGCCTCGTCAACGGCTTTGGCTCGGAAGCCACCGCAGCTTACGGCGCGGTCAACCAGATCATGGGTTACGCGCAGTTCACCGCGGTGTCGATTTCGATCGCAGTGTCGATCCTCGGCGCGCAGGCGATCGGCGGCGGGCATGGCAGCCGGCTTGACGCCATCGTCCGGACCGGCGTCGTGCTCAATCTCGTGCTGACCGGCGGCCTCGTGGCGCTGATCTGCCTGTTTCCAGGAGCGGCGCTCGGTGTCTTCATCACCGACCCGGCGGTGCTTGAGCGTGCGCGGGAACTGCTCATGATCGCCTTGTGGAGCTCGGTGCCATTCGGCATGGCCACCGTATTCTCCGGCGCGATGCGCGCCGGCGGCGTGGCGCTGGCTCCGATGCTGCTCTCGATCTTCGCCATTGTCGCGATCGAGATACCCTCGGCCGTCATCCTGAGCCGGACCATCGGGCTTAAAGGAGTCTGGGCGGCCTATCCGATCGTGTTCTGCGCCATGTTCGTCCTGCAACTCGGCTATTACATGCTGGTCTGGCGTCGCCGTCCGCTGCGGCGTCTGGTGTAA
- a CDS encoding DUF2239 family protein produces the protein MVANTRPQFTAFIGPQRLASGPLAEVAIAVMNASRNAAAPPIIIFADATGQPIDLDLRGTERDVIARLPQPAPDLEAATEEASAEPRGRGRPKLGVVAREVTLLPRHWEWLGAQPGGASVALRKLVDEARRANGDTDRARAARDAAYRFMSVMTGNLAGFEEASRALFADDRRRFVGLIAGWPDDIRDHIVKLAFSDRAEP, from the coding sequence ATGGTTGCCAACACCCGCCCGCAATTCACGGCCTTCATCGGCCCGCAACGCCTGGCGTCCGGCCCGCTCGCCGAGGTCGCGATTGCGGTCATGAATGCCTCGCGCAACGCGGCCGCGCCGCCGATCATCATCTTCGCCGACGCCACGGGACAGCCGATCGACCTCGACCTGCGCGGCACCGAACGCGACGTCATTGCCCGACTGCCGCAGCCGGCGCCTGATCTGGAAGCCGCAACGGAGGAGGCGTCGGCGGAGCCGCGCGGTCGCGGGCGGCCAAAACTCGGCGTCGTCGCGCGCGAGGTCACGCTGTTGCCACGCCATTGGGAATGGCTCGGGGCACAGCCCGGCGGCGCATCGGTCGCGCTGCGCAAGCTGGTCGACGAAGCCCGCCGCGCCAATGGCGATACCGATCGCGCCCGCGCCGCACGGGACGCCGCGTATCGCTTCATGTCGGTCATGACCGGCAACCTCGCCGGTTTTGAGGAAGCCTCGCGCGCCTTGTTCGCCGACGATCGCCGGCGCTTTGTCGGCCTGATTGCCGGCTGGCCCGACGACATCCGCGACCACATCGTCAAGCTCGCCTTCAGCGACCGCGCCGAACCGTAA
- a CDS encoding glutathione S-transferase gives MLTVHHLNNSRSQRVLWLLEELGVPYEIVRYQRQPDMRAPKELRAIHPLGKSPVITDNGNTIAESGAICEYIIDTYGNGRLIPPPGTPERLRYTYWLHYAEGSAMSPLLLKLLFTLMPKRTPALLRPLVRKVSNTALTTLVNPQLKQHMDYWESELGKSEWFAGSEFTGADIQMSFPLEAAAARAGLEQGHPKAMAFLERIHARPAYARALEKGGPYVVGR, from the coding sequence ATGCTCACGGTTCATCATCTCAACAATTCCCGCTCGCAGCGCGTGCTGTGGCTGCTCGAAGAGCTCGGCGTTCCCTATGAGATCGTGCGCTACCAGCGCCAGCCGGACATGCGGGCACCGAAGGAACTGCGCGCCATTCACCCGCTCGGCAAATCGCCCGTCATTACCGACAACGGCAACACCATCGCGGAATCAGGCGCGATCTGCGAATACATCATCGACACCTACGGCAACGGCCGCCTGATCCCGCCGCCTGGTACGCCGGAGCGGCTGCGCTACACCTATTGGCTGCACTATGCCGAGGGATCGGCGATGTCGCCGCTGCTGCTCAAGCTCTTGTTCACGCTGATGCCGAAGCGCACGCCCGCGCTGCTGCGGCCGCTGGTGCGCAAGGTCTCCAACACCGCGCTGACCACGCTGGTCAATCCGCAGCTCAAGCAGCACATGGATTACTGGGAGAGCGAACTCGGCAAGAGCGAGTGGTTCGCCGGCAGCGAGTTCACCGGCGCCGACATCCAGATGAGCTTTCCGCTCGAGGCCGCTGCGGCGCGCGCCGGGCTCGAGCAAGGCCATCCCAAAGCGATGGCGTTCCTGGAGCGCATCCATGCGCGGCCGGCCTACGCGCGGGCGCTGGAAAAGGGCGGGCCGTATGTGGTTGGAAGGTGA
- a CDS encoding serine hydrolase translates to MRKWIAIALAILIAALAAAGVHFRPDHAIRVATTYVAHNVCSKTFVSGFDPAAVFAEVSDRAGIRRLRHGLRFDIDRNARIVDASMLGLFRSRAAFHEGFGCVDLHRQKEPYLLKSDVEALKAKTPPSLPEIAGPAVVEPSEPALKAALDRAFEEPAEPPFRRTKAVVVVHDGRVIAERYAAGIGVDTPLLGFSMTKSVINALIGILTQQGLVTPSMPAPIAEWRGAGDPRREIEVEHLMRMTSGLDLDETNSGFDPSSRMYLQDDTAAYAVNAKMIAPIGTRWAYSSPTTQILARIIRDAVGGPEQTLAFAWRELFNPLGMRNVTLEFDGSGTLQGSTYMLASARDWAKFGLLYLNDGVAGDKRILHPDWVDFCAAATLDTDYAAGFWTNRSEHPNARGRVRAGIPRDAFFASGDLGQRIIIIPSQRLVVVRLGDSVDPTGDIRGVARLVKEVIAAMQP, encoded by the coding sequence TTGCGAAAGTGGATTGCCATCGCTCTCGCCATCCTGATCGCCGCGCTGGCAGCCGCGGGCGTCCATTTTCGACCCGATCATGCCATTCGCGTCGCGACCACCTATGTCGCGCACAACGTCTGCTCGAAGACCTTCGTGTCAGGCTTCGATCCTGCGGCCGTATTCGCTGAGGTCTCCGACCGCGCCGGGATTCGCCGCCTGCGCCATGGGCTTCGCTTCGACATCGACCGCAACGCGCGCATCGTCGATGCCTCGATGCTCGGCCTGTTCCGCAGCCGCGCCGCATTTCACGAAGGGTTCGGCTGCGTCGATCTGCACAGGCAGAAGGAGCCTTATCTGCTGAAGAGCGACGTCGAGGCACTGAAGGCGAAGACGCCGCCGTCGTTACCCGAGATTGCCGGTCCGGCCGTGGTCGAGCCGTCGGAGCCGGCGCTGAAGGCGGCGCTCGATCGCGCCTTCGAGGAGCCGGCGGAGCCGCCGTTCCGCCGGACCAAAGCGGTGGTCGTGGTTCATGACGGCAGGGTGATCGCCGAGCGCTACGCCGCCGGCATCGGGGTCGATACGCCGCTGCTCGGCTTCTCCATGACCAAATCGGTCATCAACGCGCTGATCGGCATCCTTACCCAGCAGGGCCTCGTCACGCCGTCGATGCCGGCGCCGATAGCGGAATGGCGTGGCGCTGGTGATCCCAGGCGGGAGATCGAGGTCGAGCATCTAATGCGCATGACCAGCGGCCTCGACCTCGACGAGACCAATTCCGGCTTCGATCCCTCCAGCCGGATGTATCTGCAGGACGATACCGCCGCGTATGCGGTAAATGCGAAGATGATCGCGCCAATCGGCACGCGCTGGGCCTATTCGAGCCCGACCACGCAGATTTTGGCGCGCATCATCCGCGATGCCGTTGGCGGGCCGGAGCAGACGCTGGCCTTTGCCTGGCGCGAACTGTTCAACCCGCTCGGCATGCGCAACGTCACGCTGGAGTTCGACGGATCAGGCACCCTTCAAGGCTCGACCTACATGCTGGCCAGCGCACGCGACTGGGCGAAATTCGGCCTGCTCTATCTCAATGACGGCGTGGCGGGCGACAAGCGCATCCTGCATCCGGACTGGGTCGATTTCTGCGCCGCCGCGACGCTCGATACCGACTATGCCGCCGGGTTCTGGACCAACCGCAGCGAACATCCCAACGCGAGAGGCCGCGTCCGGGCCGGCATTCCCCGCGATGCGTTCTTTGCGTCCGGCGATCTCGGCCAGCGCATCATCATTATCCCATCGCAGCGCCTTGTCGTGGTGCGGCTCGGCGACAGCGTCGATCCGACCGGCGATATCAGGGGCGTTGCGCGCCTGGTGAAGGAAGTGATCGCGGCGATGCAGCCGTAG
- a CDS encoding NAD(P)-dependent oxidoreductase has protein sequence MTSLKDKTLFISGASRGIGLAIALRAARDGANVAIAAKTAEPHPKLKGTIYTAADEIRAAGGKALPVLCDIRDEAQVIAAVEQTVAEFGGIDICVNNASAISLTNSQATDMKRFDLMMGINTRGTFMVSKYCIPHLKKAANPHILMLSPPLDMKVKWFAHSTAYTMAKFGMSMCALGLSGELKSAGVAVNALWPRTTIATAAVGNLLGGETMMRASRTPEIMGDAAHAILTRPSREFTGQFCIDDKVLYASGVRDFEKYRVDPSVQLMSDFFVPDDDVPPPGVIVQALPSVGAAQTSG, from the coding sequence ATGACATCTCTCAAGGACAAGACGCTGTTCATCTCCGGCGCCAGCCGCGGCATCGGGCTGGCGATTGCGCTGCGCGCCGCGCGCGACGGCGCCAATGTCGCGATCGCGGCGAAGACCGCTGAGCCGCATCCAAAACTCAAGGGCACCATCTACACCGCGGCGGACGAGATCCGCGCCGCTGGCGGCAAGGCGCTGCCAGTGCTCTGCGATATCAGGGACGAGGCGCAGGTGATCGCGGCAGTCGAGCAGACCGTTGCCGAGTTCGGCGGCATCGACATCTGCGTCAACAATGCCAGCGCGATCAGCCTAACCAATTCGCAAGCGACCGACATGAAGCGGTTCGACCTGATGATGGGAATCAACACCCGCGGCACCTTCATGGTGTCCAAATACTGCATCCCGCACCTGAAGAAGGCCGCCAACCCGCATATCCTGATGCTGTCGCCGCCGCTCGACATGAAGGTCAAATGGTTCGCGCATTCCACCGCCTACACGATGGCGAAGTTCGGCATGAGCATGTGCGCGCTGGGGCTGTCGGGTGAATTGAAATCCGCTGGCGTCGCCGTCAATGCGCTGTGGCCGCGCACCACCATCGCGACCGCGGCAGTCGGCAACCTGCTCGGCGGCGAAACGATGATGCGGGCGAGCCGCACGCCCGAGATCATGGGAGATGCCGCACACGCGATCCTGACGCGGCCGTCACGCGAATTCACCGGGCAGTTCTGCATCGACGACAAGGTGCTGTATGCATCGGGCGTCCGGGATTTCGAGAAGTACCGCGTCGATCCTTCGGTGCAGCTGATGTCAGACTTCTTCGTGCCCGATGACGATGTGCCACCGCCCGGCGTCATTGTGCAGGCACTGCCTTCGGTCGGCGCGGCGCAGACGTCGGGCTAG
- the ggt gene encoding gamma-glutamyltransferase: protein MEIPSIRWRRVAATFVLVLACGATALAQERRAYAPPDLTTVRAITAEHGMVVAQERIAAQVGADILRQGGNAVDAAVATGFALAVTYPRAGNIGGGGFMVIHSASRNEDVAIDYRETAPAAITTDIFLGADGKPDADKSRNSALGIGVPGTVAGLAMALEKYGSGRFTLAQILKPAIELARDGFVVTDDMADTLSDMYRRMARWPNSTGQLARADGMQLQEGDRLIQADLAATLTAIAEQGPRGFYEGPVAERLAKAVRDAGGIMTADDLKSYEAVIRTPVRGNYRGYDIVSMPLPSSGGTVLLQSLNILEGFAISDMKQGSAPSLHLLVEAMKRAYADRARYLGDPAFVNAPVNVLTTKEYAAKQRATIDLARATPAGDVLAVSPREGSNTTHYSVVDASGNAVSNTYTLNFPYGVGLVAQGTGVLLNNELDDFTAAPGASNAFGLVGFEANLPGPGKRPLSSMSPTIVLKDGKPVLVTGSPGGSRIISAVLQIVVDVIDYRMDVAAAVAAPRVHHQWMPDEVRVERGFPEEVLTELKAKGHKVIEPLGQTSANSIAVTPNGLLGAPDPRTRGAAAVGQ from the coding sequence ATGGAGATCCCTTCAATCCGGTGGCGCCGAGTAGCTGCTACCTTCGTCCTTGTGTTGGCCTGCGGCGCGACGGCGCTTGCCCAGGAGCGCCGCGCTTACGCGCCGCCCGACCTTACGACAGTCCGCGCCATAACCGCCGAGCATGGCATGGTGGTGGCGCAGGAGCGGATCGCCGCGCAAGTCGGCGCCGACATCCTGCGGCAGGGCGGCAACGCGGTCGACGCCGCGGTTGCCACCGGCTTTGCGCTGGCCGTCACCTATCCCCGCGCCGGCAACATCGGCGGCGGCGGCTTCATGGTGATTCATTCGGCCAGCCGCAACGAGGACGTTGCGATCGACTATCGCGAGACTGCACCGGCGGCGATCACAACCGATATTTTTCTCGGGGCAGACGGCAAGCCCGACGCCGATAAGTCACGCAATTCCGCACTCGGCATCGGCGTGCCCGGCACCGTGGCCGGCCTGGCGATGGCGTTGGAGAAATACGGTTCGGGACGTTTCACGCTGGCGCAAATCCTTAAACCCGCTATCGAGCTGGCGCGCGATGGCTTCGTCGTCACTGACGATATGGCCGACACACTCTCCGACATGTATCGCCGCATGGCGCGGTGGCCGAACTCGACCGGGCAGCTGGCGCGTGCGGACGGCATGCAATTGCAGGAGGGCGACCGACTGATCCAGGCCGATCTCGCCGCAACGCTGACGGCGATTGCCGAGCAGGGGCCGCGTGGCTTCTACGAAGGACCGGTTGCCGAGCGGCTTGCAAAAGCCGTCCGCGATGCCGGCGGCATCATGACGGCGGACGATCTCAAATCCTACGAGGCGGTGATCCGCACGCCGGTACGCGGCAATTATCGCGGCTACGACATCGTCTCGATGCCGCTGCCATCTTCCGGTGGTACGGTGCTGCTGCAGTCGCTGAACATCCTCGAAGGGTTCGCGATATCAGACATGAAGCAGGGCTCCGCGCCGTCGCTGCACCTTCTGGTCGAGGCGATGAAGCGCGCCTATGCCGACCGCGCGCGCTATCTTGGCGATCCCGCCTTCGTCAACGCGCCCGTCAATGTGCTCACCACCAAGGAATACGCAGCGAAGCAGCGCGCCACCATCGACCTGGCGCGCGCGACGCCGGCGGGCGATGTGCTGGCGGTGAGCCCGCGCGAGGGCAGCAACACCACGCATTATTCGGTGGTCGATGCCAGCGGCAACGCCGTCAGCAATACCTACACGCTGAATTTTCCCTATGGCGTCGGCCTCGTCGCGCAGGGCACCGGCGTGCTGCTCAACAACGAGCTCGACGACTTCACCGCCGCGCCCGGCGCCTCCAACGCGTTCGGCCTCGTCGGCTTCGAAGCCAATCTGCCCGGCCCCGGCAAGCGGCCGCTATCGTCGATGTCGCCGACCATCGTGCTGAAGGACGGCAAGCCGGTGCTGGTGACGGGCTCGCCGGGCGGCAGCCGCATCATCTCGGCGGTACTGCAGATCGTCGTCGACGTGATCGACTACAGGATGGATGTCGCCGCCGCGGTGGCCGCGCCGCGGGTCCATCATCAATGGATGCCCGACGAAGTGCGCGTCGAACGCGGCTTTCCCGAGGAGGTGCTGACCGAGCTGAAGGCGAAAGGCCACAAGGTGATCGAGCCGCTCGGCCAGACCTCGGCCAATTCGATCGCCGTCACGCCAAATGGCCTGCTCGGCGCCCCCGATCCGCGGACAAGAGGGGCGGCGGCGGTTGGGCAGTGA